The Cellvibrio polysaccharolyticus genome segment GCTGCCGTCCGGGCTGACCACCAGGCCAGTGGCCGGTGCCGGTACGTCATCGCCGGCATCCACGTTGGGCGCGACCACGGTGGCCGGGTCGGAATCGCCGTTGGCGTTGCCGAGGACGACGGTGAGGGTTTCGCCGTTGATTTGCGGTGGCGCGATGGCGACAGTGAAGCTGCCATCCGGTTGCACCGTGCCGCTGCCGATCTCATTACCGTCCGGGTCGGTGATGGTGACACTGGCACCGGCTTCACCGTTACCACTGACACTGCTGCCGTCCGGGCTGACCACCAGATTGGTGGCGGCATCCGGCACATCTCCGCCGCCATTGTCAACGTCAGGAGCGTTCACCGTTGCAGCGGAAGACGTGAGGTTAAGGCTATTGGTGAGCGTGACAGAAAGCAGCTGCCCTTCCGTTTGCGGTGGCAATAAAGACACCGTAAAAGTGCCATTATTCTGAACACTGCCAGAGCCAATCAGGTCGCCATCAGCATTACGTACTTGCACCTGAGTGCCCGGCTGCCCGCGGCCTGACAAGCTGGTTCCGTCACCACTCACAGCAAGATTGGTAGGTGGATTGGGGGCCAAATCACCACCGCCATTGTCCACAATGGGGGCATTTACCGTGGCGGGCAGAGAGGTTTGATTGCTGCTGTCAGTCAGCGTAACCGAGAGCAACTGGCCATTACTTTGCGGGGGTAACAACGCCACGCTGAAGGTGCCATTCGCGGCTACAGTACCGGTACCAATAATGTTGCCATTTGGCCCGCGCACCTGCACCGCCGTGCCTGGTTCCCCGAGGCCGGTCAGTGTGTTGCCGCTTGCATTTACAGCCAGATTGGTCGGCGCATCCGGCGCTTCATCATCAACGGACGGAGCACTCACGGTAGCTGCCGGGGAGGTTTGATCATTGCTGTTGGTCAGCGTCACCGAAAGGGTTTGCCCATCGGTTTGCGGCGGTTGCAGGGACACGGTAAAGCTGCCGTCTGCAACCACGGCGCCGGTACCGATAAGATTACCGGCCGGATCACGCACCTGAACCTGGGTACCCGGCTCGCCACGACCGGTCAGCGTTGTTCCGTTGGCGTTTACTGACAAATCGGTTGGTGCGTCGGGCGCGTCACTATCATTAATAATCGGCGCGCTGATGGTAGCGACGGGCGATGTCTGGTTGTCGCTGTTCGTCAATGTCACTGACAGGGTTTGACCATTGGTCTGAGGCGGTTGCAAAGTCACCGTAAAGGTACCGTCAGCAGCCACTGTTCCGGTGCCAATGACATTACCGGCCGCATCACGCACCTGAACCAGGGTATCCGGCTCTCCAAGGCCGGTCAATGTTGTTCCGCTGTCATTGATAGCAAGCTGGGTGGGGGCATCGGGAGCCGTCTGTTCCTCTTCGCCTGGCTGCTCTTCGGATTCCCCGGTAGGTGCAGTGATTGTTACCGGATCAGATTCCTGGCCGGCACTATCTCTTATGATGACCGTAATGGTTTCACCATTATTCTGCGGTGGCTGCAGCACCACCTGAAACTCTCCATTTGCACCAACAGTACCTTGCCCGATCACATTGCCGTTGGCACCTCTCACAATAACGGTAGTACCCGCTTCACCACGACCAACGATGGCCGTGCCATCGTCGTTAATAGCAATATTCGTCGGCGCAAGTGGCTTGTTTAATCGGACAAAACCGTCTCCGCCACTGCTTTCCGAAATGGCCACACCGACGCCGGCCGCCCCGAGTAATGGCCACAACCAACCCGCTCCGGAAGCCTCATTGCCCGATATCAGCAACAGTTCGCTAATACTGGCAATTTCCTTGTAGGCATAGGAAGAGGTAGAAGAACTGTATTCTGCTTGCCAAAGTTTTCCGTTGCTATCCTCGAAAACGATGTCGTGATTGCCACCGTCCCCCGTTGCATTGAAATAACCCTGCAGCGTAATTGTTTCTCCGGTTTTTGTCGTGATAACCAGATTTTGGCCCGACCGCTCCATCAGACGGATATCATTAGGGCTTACCGGAATCTTGATTACCGACGATGAGCTACTGACTGGCACATCACCCCATGGCAGATTATTCGAATGTCCACCGGCTTTTGAAACAATTGCAATATCCTTCATTTTGTTCACCTGCTCTGCATCAGTAGGGGGCGGCTCTGCCCCGACGAAAACCTAATGGCAATGCCATTACCGTCAACATTGGTTTGTTCAATTACCTTGAGATCAATTTTCATAAAAACAGGTTATTTTTTATCGGTGTTTTTTTCAGGAAGAAAAACCACTACAAAAACCCTGTTTTTTCGATTTCCATTAATCGGAAGCTCACCATAAACGCTTCAAACAAGCTGGCAAAAAAAGATATCCGAATTTGATCCCGGTCAAGATAATCTAGTTGAGAAAACAGGGGTTTCAATTACCGTGATGCATTTGGCGCAAATTTCTTGCACTAATAACCAAAGTTGTTTTTTTTATTTTTTTAGTAATGAAGTCATTATTAAATTATTGTTTTTTAATGAGGAAAAATTTCCGAAAAAATATAAAACGATAGCCATTAGCAATATATTAAAATGCGCCAAAAAACTCAGTCTCATATTTTCAACAACATTCATGCGTAAACAGCACAACCAGGAAATTTGAAAAAACTGTCGGGAAGTCGGGAAGTCGGGAAGTAAGGATAAAGAGAAATAGGGAAGTAAAGTAATTTTGTAGGTGTGTTGTTGTGTTTTAGAATTATCATGCTTGCTGCAACTAGGGTGGTGGTTATAGCCATGAATTTGTACACATCTAGAAGTGTATACGGAGATGGTGGCGTGGTGGTAAGAGTGTGAGGGTGGCGTG includes the following:
- a CDS encoding Ig-like domain-containing protein; this translates as MKDIAIVSKAGGHSNNLPWGDVPVSSSSSVIKIPVSPNDIRLMERSGQNLVITTKTGETITLQGYFNATGDGGNHDIVFEDSNGKLWQAEYSSSTSSYAYKEIASISELLLISGNEASGAGWLWPLLGAAGVGVAISESSGGDGFVRLNKPLAPTNIAINDDGTAIVGRGEAGTTVIVRGANGNVIGQGTVGANGEFQVVLQPPQNNGETITVIIRDSAGQESDPVTITAPTGESEEQPGEEEQTAPDAPTQLAINDSGTTLTGLGEPDTLVQVRDAAGNVIGTGTVAADGTFTVTLQPPQTNGQTLSVTLTNSDNQTSPVATISAPIINDSDAPDAPTDLSVNANGTTLTGRGEPGTQVQVRDPAGNLIGTGAVVADGSFTVSLQPPQTDGQTLSVTLTNSNDQTSPAATVSAPSVDDEAPDAPTNLAVNASGNTLTGLGEPGTAVQVRGPNGNIIGTGTVAANGTFSVALLPPQSNGQLLSVTLTDSSNQTSLPATVNAPIVDNGGGDLAPNPPTNLAVSGDGTSLSGRGQPGTQVQVRNADGDLIGSGSVQNNGTFTVSLLPPQTEGQLLSVTLTNSLNLTSSAATVNAPDVDNGGGDVPDAATNLVVSPDGSSVSGNGEAGASVTITDPDGNEIGSGTVQPDGSFTVAIAPPQINGETLTVVLGNANGDSDPATVVAPNVDAGDDVPAPATGLVVSPDGSSVSGNGEAGASVTITDPDGNDIGSGTVQPDGSFTVAIAPPQINGETLTVVLGNANGDSDPATVVAPNVDAGDDVPAPATGLVVSPDGSSVSGNGEAGATVTITDPDGNEIGSGTVQPDGSFTVAIAPPQINGETLTVVLGNANGDSDPATVVAPNVDAGDDVPAPATGLVVSPDGSSVSGNGEAGASVTITDPDGNEIGSGTVQPDGSFTVAIAPPQINGETLTVVLGNANGDSDPATVVAPNVDAGDDVPAPATGLVVSPDGSSVSGNGEAGASVTITDPDGNEIGSGTVQ